In the Sander lucioperca isolate FBNREF2018 chromosome 24, SLUC_FBN_1.2, whole genome shotgun sequence genome, CTCCCTTAAAGTGAGCTGGGGCCCCTGAAATTGGTCTCCACGCGACCTATTTTCTATCAGTCAGTTCTATGGGGAAAAGCCCCTTACCCAAGTTTCCCAAGTGGAcgtttgtactttttttttgtgtgatttaGGAGGCCTTCCTCTGGGGTCAGGACCCACAAAATGTGGTCAAGGGTTCTCATGTGGAAAAAAACCTTTATGTATATGAAAAGGCCTCATCAAAAGATTATATTTCCTTTTACCGTTAACTGTGTGACTGACAGCATTTGCAACCAAACATGGCTTAATcaagacatttatttattttataaacttTCATGGGAGTCAtcttaagtgtgttttatttttgtttgtttttttggacaGGAGTGATTCTTATGTTATACCTGCTGCTGGATTTCTTATTTATGACATGTTGTGTGTCTTGATTCTTAAACGCAGCTCATCAACCCATCAGGGGTGAGACTTCAGTCTGTGGTGAAAATCTTCCCATTCAAGTCTTTGAAGTGTTTGGAGGTAGAGTATGAACCATGACTTCGTTCATTCCTTTCATTTCTTTCCTCACCCCAGTTTCTTTTAATTGCATTCCCTGCTTCTTCCTCAATCTCCACCTCTCAAACCATTCCCTCTGTCTGTCACGAAAACAttgtgtgtttctttttgtCTCACTTCCTCACCAGCTGAAGAGAATCCCTCCACACTGTCTCGAGGGACTTAGAGGAATTTACTCCCAGTTAGAGGTCTTTACATGTTCAAAGAGCCTCAGCTCCCTGGAGGTACTCTCAGTTTGCAGCACATTTGTCAGCAAGTGTCACTGAGTGCATTTGTGGCATGTCTGCCTAGTCAAAGCTAAAGcgatatatgtgtgtatcttctgtttttgtttttaggaGCTGCTTTCCCTGTGTGGAGGTGACCTGAGCTCTGCACTGCCTTGGCTGGAACTGCACACGCTCAACTTTAGCTACAACTCCATTGTTTGCCTTGACCAGTCACTAGTGAGAAAAATACGCACAGATGCATCATCACTGACTTATCTGCTGGTTGTTCTCTTCACCGGACTTTaaccttctcttctcttctcttctcttctctttcatAGAGTTTACTGAATGTCCTGAAGTTCTTAGATTTAAGCCATAACAAGATTCAGGAGTGTGCTGACTTTCTAAAGGTTTGTTTGATTATAATTTAACTTAATCTAAAACTTGTTCTGCTTCTGGCGAGCTCTTATTTccacattgtctttttttttcagccctTGAGTGAACTGGAACACTTAAACCTGGGCTACAACTCCCTGCAGAGGGCGCCAACGCTGGGCCTGAGTGCCAGGGCCAAACTGCTCACACTTATCCTCAGGAACAATGAACTGGAGACTATTAACGGTAAAGTCAACTGATATATAGTCACAGAGTTTCTCATCTTGTTCTTTAAACACAGACAATCAGTCCCTGGTCAGATCAAACGGAGTAGGTAGCCAATAAAATCACAGAGCTCAGAGAGGAGTGAGCCAATGAAACCTAAAAAACTGtagaaaagaaaacaggaagATGATCACTGTGCAGTGACCCCCACCTCCAGCTGTTTTGGTAGCTCTTCTGTTTATCTTGGACATTGTTTATCATCACTCAGTGAAGCATTAGATCACCTTACACCTGcctgtttaatatgtttttttttaatgttgatgAATTTGTGTGCGTAAGTTGTTTACACTGTATGTTCTTGACATCATGTCAAAAAGAGTTTTCCTGCATTGCTGTGCTGTCTGATTAAGTAGGTGTGGAGCAGTTGTCTTCACTCCAGGAATTAGACCTGGCCTACAACCTCCTGTTGGAGCACTCCCAGCTGGCTCCTCTCTCCCTGCTGCACTGTCTCAACACAGTAAGAAAACACATGCGGAAGTATATCATTTGTGGACACATTTAACAAAATACGTGCTACACATATACCGTATGTGAGACCAAAATGTAATCTCTCCTTTTAGCTTAACCTGGAGGGCAACCCGCTGTACTTCCAGAAGACCCACCGCACCTGCACCGTCCGACATCTCTCCCCAAAGGCTGCGAACCTCAGAGTGAGTAATGACTCAAGCTAGACAtgtattccattttttttttttcaaacttgcaGAATGCTGAAgcaccctaaaaaaaaaaaataatttgtcttgGACATCAAGGCAGCAGCACACTTTATAGTACAAGACCGCAGCTGAAAACAGAAGCAGATCACATTTTTGTCCTGATCTAAAAAAtagaaatggggaaaaaaaaaagaaacataagttGTTGGGGAGCAGTTCAATTTCCAAAGTGCGCTGTGATCTGATAACCAACTGTTCCAGTTATAGCAGCTGTTGGCTCATCTTTGTATCAACAAAgacattatactgtatgtcttgATTTATCTGAAAGCACAGCCTCtctaaacatacagaacagctCCAAAACAGCTTCCTGTCGACCACTGTGAACTCAAAGGTGTTTCTGCAGGATTCTTTCTTTTTACCAcatcattttcttttgtttctttccaGCTCAAACTTGATGGTACCCCACTGTCCTCATCTGAGTTATCAGTAAGTTTCTCAATCTGTAATCATTTTagtgtgttttctctctgcagAAATGCCTgggtaaataaatgtaatggatgctaaattgtaTGAGTGAATGATGTGCAGTTGCATTATAGTAAGGTATAACATACACTAACATATACATGCACAGTACGTTGCAGAAAGATATTGCAGTGATAATACATATATGTATCATATATTCTCTGTTGTTTTCTGAATAAATAGTTTAATAGTAGACCACTCTCTTCTGCAGGTTCTTCCAAAACCAGGCAGGCTGATCGTCCAGGTACAGACTGCACCTCCAGTTGCCATGCCACCAGAACTGAGTAACCAAGACGTGTCTAGTGGTGCTGGGGAGCTTAGTGACAGCCAGTCAGTTGGAGAAGTGGCAGTCTCACACAATCGGAAGAAGAAATCCAGGGTAAGAAAGGTGCTTAAAGTGTTTTAAAGTGGTTATGTAGTTTTTCTCTGTGATGCGAAATATGTCCCAAACGATAACTAAATCTTTTCCGTGAGTCACTTCAATTTTAAAAGGATTTGAACTCACAAATTGGTATTCTTTACTGATCTGTCTAAATGCTGTGCCACAtttgccagttcacctcctgggcactgccaaaggtgctcctgagcaaggcaccgaaccccccaactgctcggggtgcctttccatgggcagctccctcactcaTCTCCCTCCCTcagacatctctccattagtgcatgtataggtactgagcacgtgtgtgtaattcaggcctgtgtctAATAACAACAAAgtgaaaaacattgtaatttccccttgcgggattaataaagtatacattattattatttatttatttattttaaaaccatTTTGTGTTTCAGAGTAAGGTGAAAGTGCGGCGGGCCAGTATATCCGAGCCCAGCGATACAGACTACGAGCCCAGACTGCTTTCCTCCTCACAGAGTGAGTTTTAAAAGCATATCTAAATTCTGTCTCCCcggcttttattttatttaactttttccactTCCTAGTTTTACCTACAATGTGTGTAATGTTGCTGGCTGAGATCAAAGCTTATTCAGctgctgtgtaaatatctaaaccatacatgtaaatatgtttttcctCCACCAGGCATCGTCCTCCCCCACCAGCAGGAGATTGAGCGCATGTCCAGCTTCAGAGACCAGCTGGGCGAGGATTGGCTGAGATACCAACATCATCTAGATGAAGCTCCCTCCTCTACCATCACCGTCGCTGTCAACACCAACCAGTCGCCTCCTCACTGCcaacccctccccctccccaacGGTGTTAATGCCACCACATGTCCATCCAGCAGCCCTGGGCGGCAGGCGGCTCCATCGTCCCTGGATGTCCCAGAGGTCCTCCCCCCATCGTTGCTCTCGTCCGAGCCAGGATTAGAGACATCCGTGGATGCCGACCTGGAAATGGAGTCTACCCTACGGTGGCCCGGTCAGAGCTCACGGTCCACCTTGGAGGACAGCGCGGTGGATGGCGTGGTGGCGAGCTTACCAGGGGCGAGTCCAGAGTCCCAGGGTTCGGCTAGAGGGGAGAGCGGAGACAccaaggaggaagaagaagaagaggaggaggatctGGGAGGTAGGGTATCAGTAGCATCaaaatattctgtttttctcccatcccggaatgctgtatggactagccagaccctcctccgcagcgctgtggaggaaggtctggcaatgcgagactactcacATATCAACCtacttacatacagtattattatatttgaatatACCTTGCAACCCTTCTAAAAAAAATCAGCACAACAAGGTTTTTAagcttctccttctcctgatctcctttctcctctcttctttttttatgttagtGGACTTGTGTCACCCCCTACTTGTGGGTGTCTTATCtgacaaagaggaagaagatggcGAAGGccagggggagaggaggaggaggagaaggaaagaGGTGTTCCTGCGTATCAAACAGGGCCTGGCGCTGGAGGTGGACATGCAGAGCGGTCAGGAGAGATGCCGCCTGGAGCTACGCAGCCTGGCTCGGGTGGAGACCACAGAGGCTGCCTGGACCCGAGGGGTGAGAGGAGAACGGGAGGGATAATGAAAGAGGTGGAACAATGGGAAATGACTTGTGGTGTTCTGGGATTTAAGAGATGTCTTTCTAATCTCTCACTATTTGAATGAAGGAAACTACAATGAGTTCCCTCCTCAGTATATTGCTTAGGTTGTACAATAAACTTTGCTAAATAAACTTTGTATATTGTGATATACAAAGTCAGCCTTTTATCAgcttaagaatatatcaagggttataggacttatgtctcagcaggatttggaaaaacttgtccatgcttttatcttcagtagactcgactacaggtctccctaaaaaatcaatcagacagctgcagctgattcagaactaactaagaccaagaaagtggatcacatcactccagtcctGAAGTCTtcacactggcttccagtgtctcaaagaattgatttcaaaatacttttgctggttcataaatcactaaacggtttagggccgaaatacatttctgatctgctactacactgtgacccacccagacctctcaggtcgtctgggtcaggtctgcttgttgtccccagagtcagaactaaacagggggaagcagcgttcagtttttatgcatcacatatctggaacaaactcccagaaaactgcaggcccgccgcaactctcagttcttttaaatcaaggctgaagacctttctttttgatgctgcctttctttaaataattgttaatttataAGTCCTCTGGGAGGCTCGAGTTGGACTCGGTTAACTTGTTAAGTCCTTTGGAAGGCCCAGTTTGGAACTGGTtaagtcctctgggaggccCGAGTTGGACTCGGTTAACttgttcttatactgcactgtaaattttattctcgtattttatctgtttttaatttttttatcgttttaaactgctctttaatgttttatgtaaatcactttgaattgccctgttgctgaaatgtgattatacaaataaagctgccttgccttgcctatagATTTTAACCATATCACTAAGTTGTATTCAAAAAGGTGTCAATTTgagttttctttcttcctctcaggagacagaagagatgCTTCCAGCTGTGGAGCTTCAGTTCGAATACATCAGCTGGGAGAAAAGGAGGAGACGCTACGTCATGCTTGATGATGAGCCACAGCAGGCATTGCAGGTTAATAACACACAAActgaaatttaatttaatagatATTGGACAACTTGTATCTTGTAAGATTGCACTCTCCTGCAAAAGAGGGAGACACTAAACCCAGAGATGTTAATCTACACACCCACATGCACGATGTGCACCACATACATACaaggtacatactgtacagtgaaGCAATGCACATGCTCGTAAATGAGAACAACACCCACCCACTGACTTCTGGGACCAGCCTGGTCATGCTCACAGGCTGCCCTCCACTTAAACCTTGTTACCTTTGTTTTCGTTTGTGACGTCAGCATTCCAGCGGCACACTCTGTACCATGTTTACTACTttgtttatgacttttgtcCTCTCACATTGTGCAACATCAAATCTGTGCCAGGAGTTATTTTAACACACGATACCAATCCAAGTACTTCAGATTTGTGGTGAGCGGTCAGGAACTTTTTGGATTGTGTTTTCTAAACAGACACATAGCTGAAGTGAAAAGTATAAAACCTCAACAAACACCTTCAGCTTTACCATGGCTGCTCATGGCAGAACGGAAACACACACGGTACCAGATAAATTCCTCAAATTATCCTTGAGCTCTAGTTTTGCATCTTCAAGAAGCTCCATGTAGCTCCTACAGTTTCTCCTCAAAGTTTTGAACATCAAAATAGCTTACTGTGCATTTTGTACCCGCCACACAGATTCTTTTTTCATGACCAAAATGTCAGCAAGCTGGCCTATAAGACAGCTGTTGGCAGCCAAAATGTCTACTTTGGCCAACTTTTCTCGACTGACAAACACATTCTCTGCGCTGACATTTGTTGACTGGTCGCTCGGTTCTGTTGGTAATAAATTGACTGTTTTCTATTGCTCAGGGTGTCAACAAACTTGTAAAAACATTACTTTTTGCTTACTAGGCTCTGACTGACGTGCTGACAAGTGTGGCGGAGGAAAACCAGCAACGGGACTCTGTGCTCCGCCCCAGCTGTGTTCGCCTGCAGTGCCTTCGCTGCAGGTCAGAGTTCACGCTTAAGGAAGAAGGGAGTGAGGAGGAGGCCAGGGGGAGAGCAAGGAGGAGAGGGGCTGCCATGCTACCAGAGGGTGTGGAAGACCAGGATCAGGAGGCGTTTACAGAGTTTGATGATGACGGCAAAGGTGAGAGTCTGTGTCACTTTTGGATCAGAGCCAACACTAAGAGCACAGGTGCTCTTGGTCCTCCACATGGTgactagacaccagtcctaAAGTCTATATcctcaacgttccacttccgggattgctccgttgttGACGGatattccgccggatttcactcatttaggctatctgtccaatctgagttttctgttgcacgactaaaacaacctttgaacgtacacatgttccaccaaaacaagttccttcccgaggctattttgcagcggtgCCGTTGCTCCgtacggcgcttagcgccgcccaagacaattgtgattggtttaaagaaatggcaataaaccagagcacgtttttttttctcccatcccagaatgctgtgtggactcgccagaccctctcccacagcgctgtggaggaaggtctggcaatgcgagactataatGCGAATGAGGAAATCCGGTAACTGTTCCAGGCAATGTTTCCAGACTctgatatcttttttttttgtttgtttttttatgtcgtgatataggtcttaaatttcattcataatggtctcgtaaagtcttaaatttgacttggtgaaacgtGCAGAAACCCTGTTTAAACAAATTTCTGAAGCAACTTGATGTTTGGCTTTAGTTCATACCTGAATCTGTCATCCTTAGATGTCAAAtaatcccccccccacacacacacacacacacacacataccagccAGAAAAGCGTTTTTCTGATTCATCCCTCACACTGAGtcacgcacagtctcggttgaGTCATGCTCAGCCTAACAGACCATCCGAAAAAAATAAAGCACTAACGTGCATTATAATTTCCTTCCTCTAAAATCAGTGCTTTCACACTTCAATGTCAGCTGGGTATGTCGCTAAAAATTGGAGATAAGacagaaaagacacaaaagaaggTCACACATTACACCTGGAACGTTGTCACATtcatgcaaaaaaagaaatgttttatcATCAGTTGAAGTCAAATCACTGCACGACTACTCCTCAATTATCAGGCTCCTATTGGTAGTCTGCACAGGGCTGCATATTTTCCCAAAACAAAGTTTTGGCTTCAGATGACCGCGAGTGAAGAATCCCAGGAGTTATCTCCTCTCTTTCATTGCCAAGCGGGCCGCTCTCTGCTGAGTTAGCAGCAGATAGATAATACCCTTTGCTGCAGCAGACCCCTCCCAGTGCTTCAACCAAACCTAGCATTAAGACTTGCTCCGGCATGCACAGACTGCACACAGGCTTTGTTGGACAGATGTTTTGGGGATTTCTTGGATCCATGCTCCTTTTTGTTAGAATTAGTGTTGGTGTTTCAGGCAATAAAAACCTTTTTCATTTGCACGTGTCGGAACTTAGGCATTTGTTTGCCTGTGGGTAACAGAAATACATGCAGATACAAAGAAAAGCGTGTCTCCTTCATATGCAACTTGTTTGGAATGAAGGCGTGCacgttttctgtctcttttcttgCATCATAAGTAATTTGGTTGTCAGAATCATTAACTGTCATGTTCTTGAGTAGCGATAGACACAGACGATATAGTTTTAAAATGCAACCCTTGTGTTTTTCATGTAGTTTCACACAGTATAGTAATAACATTTACATTACGTGTCATTTAGCCgtcgcttttatccaaagctacTTGTTGGCTACTTGGAGCAACTATgtgttaagtgtcttgctcagggacacattggttgatgtatcgcagtgtgAATtcaacccagatctcccacaccaaaagtatgtgtcatatccactgcgccatcaccacattttttctttttttctttttaggaaACAGTAACATTTGTCCAGAATGTGGTAGCGATCATGTGGTCCAGCTGGCTGGCCAATCAACTCCCTACAGCAGTACGCCCATCCGGCGCTCACCAAGGCCGGAGAGTGGGGACGATCATCTCGATATAAACCAGAGTGCAAATAAGGTCTTTCAGAACAGTAGAACACTTTCTCCTCCGTCTGTTTTCTCTTTTGCTGTAATTTAATTCCAGAAATGTTCAACCAGAAACTCATTTCAATGTTTTCATCTTTATCACAACAGGATGATTACACAGATGGCAGTATTAGCAGTAGTCCTATCCTCGGTGCTGCCACCACTACAGAAGACCCCGCCTTCGTCACTGCCCAGGGAAGCTCCTTCTTCATCGGGGATGGTCAGGGTGATACGTCCAGTCTCTCCTACAAATCAGAGTGCCAAAGTAAAGAGGATCTGGCTGGGAGCTACCATTACATTGCTACCGGTGCCACACCACCTGAAGTCAAAGCCCAACCTGAGGGACGATCCACCCACAGCGGTGGgttttttttcacgttttttttttacaagtttccTTAAAAAGAggtaccctggaaatccagagttctcgcgagagcacaatttgaatttgctcagcgagtcactctggcattaaCTGTGCCCTTGTAGccaagctgcaccaatcacatcggtgtatctgatataggcgggccagaggcaagctaaacagatgacgacagtttaatctaccagttagctccgctggtaactaagcgtatggggctctggatacgtcaccccgtgtattgttttgattgttcgtagtgttatccaattgcgtgcagtgagattttcaaatgcatgcttggtgccgcccctcgagttgggccattttcatcactcaatgccagacccttaatctttcggatttgggtctggatttccaggctgaAAAAGAGGCAGTATAAGGTGTTAAACAGTCttacatttaatttacaaaatTCTTAAATATTTAACATACTTTTGgttaatccattcatccatttcCTGCCTCTTATCTGGGTCCAGGTcacattaatttaattaattatattattgGCAGTACAGACAAAATGTTATATAATGGTTAATAATTCTCGGCTATATCGTCTCTACAGGTTTTCCATCCATCATACTTTAATATTTTGACTAGTAAGATTATGAATCAGGTAATACATTGCATTCAATGTgccttaaaacatttttatgtttaacTTGGTGAACCATGCAGAaacccagttttttttttagggctgcaactcacgattcattttttttcaactaaGCGTTACGTACAGTGGCTCAGAACTGGTGTAGTCTCAGGGTCCAAATTGTCCCACACTGCGAGCATACAGTGATaattgctttatttttttaactcacaaaatgaaaactgaAATCAAACACATTGCAGCAAGAGTGCAATTAGGGcttaaaatcaacataaaaaaaaaacattaaaagcattgCAGTAGAAGTTATAACTTACTAGTTATAAACTATTTTAGTGCATAATATGTGAAGAGGCCTTAATACAAAACAGGGCAATACTTGTGCAGTGCTGAAATGATAAAGAGAAGAAAAGTTGTTTTCACTAGGAAGAAATggtacttcaaaataaaagcactacTCTGGAAATGTGTTACATTTCAAAGTAATGTTTTTATGACAAAGCTGAACCACTTAAAGGCCAACCAGGGTGGAACCACTGGTTTGATGtatgaaaatgtcaaaacagtAGCGGAAAAATCACCTAAAACAGTCTCAGAGtgacatcagaatcagaaatactttaataatcccagggggaaattatttaaaTCATTAGACATTTAAATCATTAGACATCTTCAAGATCACATTTTTAAAACTGGGACAAACTGAAAtggatttgactttttttttacatccaaaATAACATTGTGATGTTGGCAGGACTACGTATTGGAGGAAAGCCCAAACAGCAGTAAAATATAAATACTATTTTATTACTTGATTTGGATTCTGCAGTTCATATGGTCATTGTAAAACACATCAACTGTGGCATGCGGTATAAACTGTTTACGTCAGCTTCATTGCCTTTTCCTAAAGACATATTGAAAGCTTAATCGAAAGTGAACAGAGATGGGAACTTTTGTATCGCGCGGATATTGTGCGGTGCAGAAATCCTTCGAGGCGCTCTGTATCTCTGTGACAGCATCTGATTTCCTCCACATCTGTCTGCCATTTTTAGATGAACCACATGGTAACTGTGCAACAAGACGGATTGGAATCATTACTGGAAGTGATGGGAGAGGAATCAaagcctgagagagagagagggctgcGTCGTAATGATAGCTTTCTGTGTCTTCTTTGTTGTAATACTGTAGTTGCGGTGCCAATAGCATGTTATCTGTCCTTCTGAAACCACAGTACTGGAGACACTGTACTCATCCTAAAACACTGACTGACACTGAATATAGTAACTTTTTCTGGTGACACAGTACACCCATTGTTGTGGAGCCAGAGGCcataattttctttctttctgaagaagtgctgtgtgtgtgtgtgtgtgtgtgattttgtgaaaCATGACCCATGAAAGGATATTCATGAGACTCCTTTTTTTTGTTCCTTGCACCTtcttcattatttaaaaaaaaaaggcttcttTGTACGTACATGTACACGTATACATGTACGTACAAAGAAGCCTTTTTAATCTGATCTCTGTTTGCACTCTCTCTTCAAATGAAAGCCGTTGGGTTTGTTTTGGCCTCTGCAGGTCAGTGCCCTGTCATTTTTGATTCGCTGTAAGCATTCATCAATGTTCAAATAACCTCCATTGCTGTTCATTGGTGAATTTATTGCTCTTAAATGCCTTTTCTGCGTGAGGGCTGTTGGCTGTTGCTACAGTCGGCGGTTTTATAAAAGCCAAGAAATATGTAAGCTGCCAGGAAACTGTGGCTTAACTATTAGTGCAAGATGTAATTTGGGGGAATAAATAAAGTAGGCAAAAAGGTGAATTCATTTTGagtgagtttatttttttttttttataaactgtaCTCCAGCCCTAATTCAGAATTGCTTGTTTCATTTAGTGCTGAAAAACGCATTAATAGGGATGGGACTGCTGACTGCTCTCAAACACCATCTTTGTGTTAGAGCAACAGTTTTAAGGCTGACCAACTGTTGATGTCTCTGTAGATGATTTGGACCTACTGTCTGAGGACTACGAGGCGGTGGACCATCGGCTGCAGCTTTTCCTCGATGTGGACGTCttcgaggaggaggaagagcttCACTCTTTCCTCAAAGTATGTAAGCCcctgaaaacctttttttaattctaaTCTACagtttttgtacggattaaacaaacaagatgttGCTGTTGccttcagacagagccaggctagctccccctgtttccactctttatgctaagctaaccagcttgTTGGCTGTAGCCTTATATTTAACGGATTGACATGAAAGTGGCTTAGAAAATTATTAACACTCAAAGctcctgtctgtttgtttgtgcgtgtgttgtTGGATCAGGTTTGATTGACAGTGTTGGCAACATGAGCCATAACCCCAATAACTGTCATCACATGTTTAACTCCATGGCTCACAATAAGAAGCAGAttgagaaaatatatttttttagggCCTTTAATCTTTAATAGAGCTAATATTAAGGCTAGAATTTATTATTGCCAGACTGCTGTGTTAGCAGAATGTTGCCAGTGATGGTGGTCTGTGACTGATTGCTCAAATGTAGCAgtataatgtttttatgttgctGTTATTGTTTCTTTTGTGATCGCGGTTTTTAAAAAGTCCTCTAACATATCTGATGATGGCGGAAAAGATTCCAGCTAAATGGGTGGCGACAGCTTTAAGACCTGCAGCACTAAAGCTGCAGTTTTAATCTCAGTCGGCCAAGATGAACGCAGTCAGTAAATCTCCCACAATCATCTTCttctttgtggcttttttttttttttgaagagttTTGTGCTCCCCCTGCTGTCCCTCAGCGTTCTCTGAGACCTCTTTAATATGTATTGCACCCTGGGAGCTCTTGAAATTGCTATTGCTTTTCTCTGTCAGACACCTGGACATGGAGCAAAGAGCGGAACAGGACCAAGCAAACCACAGCTGGAGACAGGAGGTCTCGCTCCATTCATCTTAGTTATGTTTATTTATCCAGTGACAGAGCAAGACCTTGGGCTAGCGGTTTCATTTTAAACCCCTGCAGAGCTTGCGAAAAACTAAAAACTGCGGAGAATATGGTTAATAGTTCAGTATTGAATTTGTAGCCCTGTGGTGCTCATTATTATGCTGTAAAAGACAGTATTCACAGGTGAGCACAGCACTTGTAAAATCCgttttttgctatttttttttttagagaaaatGTCCACTACAGAGACAATGACAATGTTGCTGCTTTATGTCATGTATCCCCTTTTTCTGTGTGCCTTCAGATGTCAGCTGTCAAATTTGGGGAGCCAGGGCAGGTTCCCTCTCTGTTGGTGGTGTCAAACCAGCGGATCTATTTCTTGGAAATGACATCAGAAACCCAGTGAGTAGAGCAATAACCGCATACAAGACAGTACTTAATTGCAAGAGTGCACACACTTATTTCAAGTTACACTGCATAGTTATTTGCATTCTTGCAGTATTATATATTGTACGcagtattatatatttttttgcattaatTGTGGG is a window encoding:
- the LOC116044663 gene encoding serine/threonine-protein kinase 11-interacting protein isoform X1, which gives rise to MAAPHSGQSSLVHSLATLLRNDGDLVLDGSSTLTLPAASLQQLIRLFEQYLLSRSQQHGFLALPSHPADTASLLQLQFLFDVLQKTISLKLINPSGVRLQSVVKIFPFKSLKCLELKRIPPHCLEGLRGIYSQLEVFTCSKSLSSLEELLSLCGGDLSSALPWLELHTLNFSYNSIVCLDQSLSLLNVLKFLDLSHNKIQECADFLKPLSELEHLNLGYNSLQRAPTLGLSARAKLLTLILRNNELETINGVEQLSSLQELDLAYNLLLEHSQLAPLSLLHCLNTLNLEGNPLYFQKTHRTCTVRHLSPKAANLRLKLDGTPLSSSELSVLPKPGRLIVQVQTAPPVAMPPELSNQDVSSGAGELSDSQSVGEVAVSHNRKKKSRSKVKVRRASISEPSDTDYEPRLLSSSQSIVLPHQQEIERMSSFRDQLGEDWLRYQHHLDEAPSSTITVAVNTNQSPPHCQPLPLPNGVNATTCPSSSPGRQAAPSSLDVPEVLPPSLLSSEPGLETSVDADLEMESTLRWPGQSSRSTLEDSAVDGVVASLPGASPESQGSARGESGDTKEEEEEEEEDLGVDLCHPLLVGVLSDKEEEDGEGQGERRRRRRKEVFLRIKQGLALEVDMQSGQERCRLELRSLARVETTEAAWTRGETEEMLPAVELQFEYISWEKRRRRYVMLDDEPQQALQALTDVLTSVAEENQQRDSVLRPSCVRLQCLRCRSEFTLKEEGSEEEARGRARRRGAAMLPEGVEDQDQEAFTEFDDDGKGNSNICPECGSDHVVQLAGQSTPYSSTPIRRSPRPESGDDHLDINQSANKDDYTDGSISSSPILGAATTTEDPAFVTAQGSSFFIGDGQGDTSSLSYKSECQSKEDLAGSYHYIATGATPPEVKAQPEGRSTHSDDLDLLSEDYEAVDHRLQLFLDVDVFEEEEELHSFLKMSAVKFGEPGQVPSLLVVSNQRIYFLEMTSETHRGQLSDWLQKRDSHPIMELSYLEVGLGSQSIHMEFGDGEVAYTLLVRDSLRCKRFFGLLTGIVREMAHKSESKLQSISTTRLNPLHHLWPLVCEDIQADVEDGQLQFFYILAFVRQEDIWTPLTVLATRETLYLLKEDHQWRKSSKSPTVTENNEPSSGSVTILETLPMSCVSSVHLWPSDQCRMDIKLYDETVKQEKTWCVRSESTELLQGLLAWVRAQWEAMFGVKLHTSLQDKAT